In the genome of Campylobacter concisus, the window CATCTTAATCGCAGTAAAAATCATGGCTATTTTATCCATTTGCTTGCCATGATTAAAAAAGATATAATGGCGCTTTTATTTAAGGAGAAGCAATGAGCGAAAAAAATCTACAAATTTTAGGCTGGATCGGCACATGCCTATCAGTTGTTATGTACTTTTCATACATCCCACAAATAATGGGCAACCTTGACGGCAACAAAACGCCTTTTATACAGCCACTAGCAGCCGCACTAAACTGCACAATCTGGACAAGCTACGGCCTATTAAAAGCTAAAAAAGACTATCCACTTTCTGCTGCAAACTTTCCAGGCATAATCTTTGGTCTTTTGGCAACTATAACAGCGTTTTAATGCACCATTTAGTTGTTGTGGCGATTTTACAATAAAACATTATTTGCTTCGCCGCAACAACTAATTTATAGTGTTTGCGCTATTTTGGCTAACTTTTCTTTAATTATATTGCCTTTTGAGCTTAGCGAAAAGATCATTTGCACTAGCTCCTCAGTTGTTGCCTCTATTCTTTTGTCATCACTATCTAAAGTTCTGAATTTGTTTAGGATAAGCGGACCGAATTCTTGATATGTAGACATAAAATCCTTATAGTCCTCTTGCAGTTCTGGTGCGTAAAAACTAATAAGCGAGTGTAATTTACCAATTTCAAATTTTGGATTTTCTATATTTAACTTTGGATTTATTAACGAAGCTACTTTGTAATGTATTCCCCCTAAAATATCCCCAACTATAATAAACGCTTCCTCTAGCTTTTGTCGCCTGAGTTTATTTTTCTCTTTTTTGTGTTTAGATTAGCGTACACCCATTGCGCACACATTGTTAGGACTGTACCAAGTATAATTTTCAATAAGTCAGATATCAAACTATCCATATTATTTTTTATAAGTCCCTTGGATCGGCGATTTTACCTGCTATGGCTGAGGCTGCTACAACTGCTGAGTTGGCTAGATAAATTTCACTCGTTCTATCGCCCATACGTCCTACGAAATTTCTATTTGTCGTCGAGATGCAGCGCTCATTTGCACCTAAAATTCCCATATATCCGCCAAGACAAGCGCCACAAGTTGGATTGCTCACAACCGCTCCTGCTTCGATGAAAATGTCAATTAAGCCCTCTTTTTCGGCAGCTCTTGCGATCTTTTGCGTCGCTGGAGTGATGATAAGCCTTGTTTTGCGGGCTACTTTTTTGCCTTTTAAAATTTGTGCTGCGATACGTAGGTCGCTTAGACGGCCATTTGTGCATGAACCGATAAATGCTTGATCGATAGCTAAATCGTCACGAACCGCCTGTCTTACGCTCTTGCCATTGCTTGGTAAAAATGGATATGCGATGACTGGATCAAGGTTTGTAACATCGATCTCTAAAATTTTGTCGTATTTTGCGCCCTCGTCTGAGTAGAAAAATTTTGGTTTATCACGTAAATTTTTATCTTTTAAAAACTCTTTTGTGATCTCATCAACCGCGATGATACCGCTCTTTGCACCAGCTTCGATCGCCATATTACACATTGAAAATCTATCATCCATGCTAAGGCCCTCTATCACCTCGCCACTAAACTCAAGCGCCTTGTAAAGTGCACCATCAACGCCTATTTGACGGATGATCTCAAGGATAAGGTCCTTACCGTAGACGTGCTTATCAAGCTTGCCTTTAAATATGACTTTAATGCTCTCAGGCACTTTAAACCAGTTTTTACCAGTGATCATCGCATAAGCTAGGTCAGTACTACCCATACCAGTGCTAAACGCTCCAAGAGCGCCGTGTGTACAGGTGTGGCTGTCTGCGCCGATGATGACGTCACCTGGGATGACTAGCCCCTTTTCAGGCAAAAGTGCATGCTCGATGCCCATATCTTTTTCATCAAAATAGTTTTTAAGGTCGTGTTTGTAGGCAAATTCGCGTGAAATTTTGGCTTGATTTGCGCTTAGGATATCTTTTGTCGGGATGTAGTGATCCATCACTATGGCAAAGCCGTCTGGGCTAGCTAGCTTTTTAGCGCCGCTTCGCTCAAACTGCTTGATCGAAATAGGCGTCGTGATGTCATTGCCTATGATCATATCGATCTTGCTTTCGATGATCTCTCCTGCGCCCACCTCTTTGCCAACGTGATCTGAAAATATTTTCTCGGTGATAGTTTGTTTCATAAATTTCCTTTAAATTTTTGAGGCGATTTTAACGAAAATTGCTAAATTTAAAGAAAATTTACTAAGCCAAAAGGCCTAGTAAATTTAGAATTTAACGCTAGCAGTCAGCATAAACTGGCGAGCATAGCCCGGTTGTATCGGTATGATATTAGCATCTGTACCAGTAGATGAGGACGTATAATAAAGCTTGTCGGTCAAGTTTTTGACGTTAAAGGCGAAATTTGTCTCATACCCCGCGATTTTGGTATCGTAGCTGATGAAAGCATCATAAACAACTGCACTATCCATCTTAAATGCCGTTCCTGCTGGTACGGCAGATAAATTTGTCCTCATATAGTATGTATACCACGAGCCAAAATATCTAGCTCCACCGCCGATCCTTAGACCTTTTACGCCTAGGTGGCTAAAGTCGTAGTTGGCAAAGAGGCTGGCTTGGTGCTTTGGCGTAGCTTCTAGCGGTTTGCCCACTAGCACGGCAAACGCGCCGCTATCCTTGCGCACCTCAGTTTTTGTGAATGCGTAGCTAGCGCCCACGCTTAGTCCCTGCGTCACG includes:
- a CDS encoding SemiSWEET family transporter, with product MSEKNLQILGWIGTCLSVVMYFSYIPQIMGNLDGNKTPFIQPLAAALNCTIWTSYGLLKAKKDYPLSAANFPGIIFGLLATITAF
- the leuC gene encoding 3-isopropylmalate dehydratase large subunit, coding for MKQTITEKIFSDHVGKEVGAGEIIESKIDMIIGNDITTPISIKQFERSGAKKLASPDGFAIVMDHYIPTKDILSANQAKISREFAYKHDLKNYFDEKDMGIEHALLPEKGLVIPGDVIIGADSHTCTHGALGAFSTGMGSTDLAYAMITGKNWFKVPESIKVIFKGKLDKHVYGKDLILEIIRQIGVDGALYKALEFSGEVIEGLSMDDRFSMCNMAIEAGAKSGIIAVDEITKEFLKDKNLRDKPKFFYSDEGAKYDKILEIDVTNLDPVIAYPFLPSNGKSVRQAVRDDLAIDQAFIGSCTNGRLSDLRIAAQILKGKKVARKTRLIITPATQKIARAAEKEGLIDIFIEAGAVVSNPTCGACLGGYMGILGANERCISTTNRNFVGRMGDRTSEIYLANSAVVAASAIAGKIADPRDL